Part of the Legionella cardiaca genome, GCACCAGAAAAGGATTGATAATGTAAGGAATGCCAAGCTTTGTTAAACCATCACAGAGATCAGCAAAACGCTTTTTACTTTCGGGTCCTAACGAATCGATTAACTGTGGCGCTTCTTTTAATAAATCCTGCATTTCAGGGTTTTTGCTATCTAAGATTCGCAAGGGATTTCTATCCAAACGGCGTTTACAATCTTCGTCTAACTGGTCATAGTGAGTTTTAAAATAATCGATAAGCTTAATACGATAATTATGGCGCTCACTTAACTCACCTAAAGTATTTATTTGCAACTGCACATGCTGTTCGATTTTTAATTGCTTCCAAAGACGTCTACATAATGCAATTAATTCAACTTCGATTGCTGCCCCACTAATTCCCAGTGCCTCAACCCCAAATTGGTTAAATTGTCTGTATCGGCCCTTTTGCGGTTTTTCATGGCGAAACATAGGCCCTATGTACCATAGCTTTTGTTGCTGATTATGCAATAAACCATGCTCCAGGCACGCACGTAAGCACCCTGCTGTACCCTCGGGTCTTAGTGTAATGCTCTCACCGTTTAAATCGATAAAAGTATACATTTCTTTTTCAACGATATCGGTAACTTCACCAATAGAACGTTTGAATAGCTGCGTGCTCTCCAGGAAGGGAAAACGAATTTCCTGATAACCATATTGCAACATACAGCTAATAAAAATCGTTTCTAATTGTCGCCACACCGGTGATTCATGGGGCAAAACATCATTCATACCCCTAATTGCCTGAATTCTATCAACCACCATGTGTCTCCAAGGGCGTCAATTGCGCCGCATTACTGTTGGTTGAGAATATAGCTTGCATTTTTGAAAGATCAGTTAAACGAATATCCGGATCATTTTTACTTGCAGTAACTTCACTCTGTGTATTTTTTGCAGTTTCAATCTGCTGGGTATCTCTATTTTTTTGCCACCATATACCCACCGCCACAAGAGCACCAATGGCAATCAGACCAGTTAACCAGCGAACAAAGCGCTCTCCTTTGTTTGATTCACGCTTGCTTTGCCAGAGAGCTTTTTCAAGTTTTCTTTCAGACATGTTCATACTATTAAAAGTAGTCAGCAAAGGTTCTGGTGAAACACCAAGTAATTTAGCATAAGCACGCAAATATCCTTTAATAAATACAGGTTCAGGCATTTGTTGATAATTATCCAATTCTAATAGTTCAATAATTCTAACTCTTAAATGTAACTTACCTGCCACATATTCCTGACTGTATCCCTTTTTTTCACGTATACGAGCTAATTGCGCACCAGGTTTTTCATGGCTGTCCTTGTGAATCTCATCCATTGCTATTGTTGTATTCATTTTTTGCTCCAGGATAGTCCGTAAAATGATTTAAATGACTTAGACGACGTTTGTAATCTAACTCAATATTGGTTTTGCCGGCTTGATGTGCAGAATCAATTACCATTGCAAGTAAAATTGGATCACTGGTGGAAAGATTTGCATATTTTTGCAAATACATCAAAGCATCATTTGCATGTTTTTGCTTAAGCTCCAAAGAAGCTAACTCATAGAGAGATTGCTTCCTTCTTGGGTCTTGTTGCAAAGCCTTCACAAAATATTGCTTAGCTTTCACGTAATCTGGAATAGCAGCAGCGCATAATCCTGCATTCTCATAGGCAGCAGCAGTATGAATGTAGCGAACATCATTGGCAGCCTTTAAGAAATAGCTTTCTGCCTCAGTATACTTACCAAGTCGACATAAAAAAGTGCCGTAATTATTTAATTGAGCGCCATTATTTGGGGCTAACGCCAATGCTTTTTGATAATATATTCTGGCGTTCTTAATATCTCTTGTTTTTTCAAGATAATAAGCCATTGCAACATTTGCATCAGCTGAATTTGGCGCCAAATCCAATGCAGTTAATAACTTTCTTTTCGCTCGCGGCATATCACCCTGTTTCAAATAAGCGACACCTAATTGCATATTGTAAACTGCTGCTTCGCTGTTCTTTTGGCGACTCTGGGCAGTTTGGTCGGTTTTCGTTCCTACATTGTGTTGGCACGCTGCTAGTAATGTCAGACTAAAAAAAGATAAAAAGCGCAATAAATTCAACACATTCTTCACATAGCGCAAAAAAGATGGATTATTATAACCGTGAACATACGAATTTAAAAAGAGTTATGTATTTTTTTCATTGAAAGAAGTCAAAAAAAAAATGCAATGGCGACCTAAAAACAGTCCTACAGCACTTCTATTTTTCCTCAGATGATTCCTTTAAGGGTACAAAGTGCAATTTCTGCCATCTTGCAGAACGACTTGTTCTATCTTTTACCTCACCAGCGAGTTGACCACAAGCTGCATCAATATCATCGCCTCGTGTCTTTCTGGTGATGGTATTAATTCCCTTCGCAATCAACTTATCACGAAAAGCATCAATAGCTGCTTGTGAAGAACGTTGATATTGGGTAAGAGGGAAAGGATTAAATGGAATCAAGTTAACCTTTGCTGGAACATCTCTAAGTAATTTTATCAATTGCTCAGCATGCTCGGGCTGATCATTAACGTCTTTTAACATAACATATTCAAAAGTGACGCGCCTTTTAGGTTCATTTTTGAAATAGGTCTTGCATAGAGCCATTAATTCCACTAAAGGGTATTTTTTATTGATTGGTACTAATTCATTACGAAGCGTATCATTCGGCGCATGCAAAGAAACAGCTAATGCGACGGGACTGACTTCTCGAAGTCTACGAAGCTCAGGCAAAACTCCGGAGGTACTCAAAGTAACTCGGCGTTTCGATAAGCCATAAGCGAAATCATCCATCATAATATCCATGGCAGCGACGACATTATCAAAATTAAGCAAGGGTTCTCCCATACCCATCATGACAACATTGGTAATTCGCTTATCGTGCGCTCCTTGCTGCTGTGATAACTCTCTAACTGCCAGCCAAACTTGACCAATAATTTCTGCTGTACTGAGATTACGATTAAATCCTTGTTTTGCTGTAGAACAGAAACTACAGTTTAGTCCACACCCTACTTGTGAAGAAACACACAATGTTCCGCGATTTGCTTCGGGTATAAACACGGTTTCAATGCAATTGCCGCAGTCTAATTTTAATAGCCATTTATGAGTGCCATCACTCGACTTCTGACAAGTTACAATCTCGGGCAAACGAATTTCAGCAATCTGGGTAAGCTTTTCACGTAAGGTCTTACCCAGATTGCTCATTTGAGAAAAGTCATGAAAACCAGCCTGATGAACCCATTGCATCACTTGTTGCGCACGATACGGCTTGTCGCCAATATCACGAAAAAAATCGCGCATCTGCTGATAATTGAAATTCAATAGGTTAATTTTCTGACTCATTACTACCTCTACAATCTACAACCAATTATCTCTTGCAAATTTGATGGGGTTCAAAGAAAAACGCAATTTCTTGAGCAGCTGTTTCTGCACTATCAGAACCATGAACAGCATTTGCATCAATGCTTTCAGCAAAATCAGCACGGATAGTTCCCGGAGCAGCTTCTTTAGGATTGGTTGCACCCATTAATTCACGATTTTTAGCAATAGCATTTTCACCTTGAAGCACCTGAATCATTACAGGACCAGAGATCATAAATGAAACAAGGTCATTAAAAAATGGACGAGCCTTATGAACAGCATAGAAGCCTTCAGCTTCAGCGCGAGAAAGATGAGCCATTTTTGCAGCAACAACTTTCAAACCCGCATTTTCAAAACGAGAATAGATTTGACCAATCACAGATTTTGCAACTGCATCGGGTTTAATAATCGATAGAGTTAACTCATTTGCCATATTGTACTCCAATAACTGAGATTAAAAGCGCTGCATTATACACGATATCGGGGTTTGCTGGCCAATTAAATTCTACATGTCTCATGAATTTACGTTAAATCTTACCGACTTGATTGTGTTCTGTCCTTTTTAGCTCGCTTGTAACCTAAGTAATTATAGACAATTAACTTTCCTCACCGATTGCAGTATCAAAATAAAGAGATTCGCGGTTTTCATCGATTTGTGCCTGGTCAATACGATATTCTGGAAGAAGTTTAATTAGATCATTAGCTTTCAAGATTAAATTATAAAATTTAGTGCGAAACTCCCGGAGACTAACGGCCATATCTGATATTTTATGAATAAATGTTATTAATGTGGTTTCAACTTCTGACATAAACTCTCGAAGCTTGGTAATTTGTTCAAGAAATATCTCTTTAATATCGTCTGTAAAACTTTGATTGGTTATTTTTTCAACACGCGCCCAATTTTCCCCTTTAAAACTTAAATTGGCTTCCTTTGTAAAATCCTGCGAAATCAACAAAATATTGATAGCTTGTATAATAATCTCTTCACTCAGCGAAATCTGCCGAGTTTGTAAGGATTTTTTAATGTTTTTGGCAGCAGTTACTAATGCTTCCTGCCAATCATTAGCAAGCTTAATCAGGCTTTTTTGACTATCAGCAATAAGATGGCCATGAGCAAGCTCTTGCGCATGAAATTCTTCGCCAATTTTTATAAGCTCCTGGCGTTCCTTTTCAAGATCTTCGCGAGTATATTCTCCCGGCGACCCTTCGCTTTTACTGGTTTCACCTGATAACAGATAGTCAATAAACAATTTTTGGGCATAAACTTGATAATCGTGGGCTTGCTGTAAAATAATGCCATTTAATACATTTTTTAAGGGAACTCGCATCAGCCGATGGTAAAAGGTATTGGGACTTTTTATTGCACTGATAAGATCTTGTTGTTGAAGACGAATTTTATATCTCTCCAAAATTCGCTCAACGGTGATTAAGCCATAAGTTGACAACCACTCCGCCAAATCATTTTCTACATGTTCTTCGGTCATTATTCATCCAATATGATTTTGCAACAGTCTGTGATATAACGCTCTATTTTTAAAAAGAGTATAGTGTAATTTATCATGCTAAGCCTACTAAATAACGATTTGCAAATTTTAATTGATTTTCTTTGCGTTTCTACGCCTGATGCTTGGCTTGAAGCTGCCGTAGAAAATCTTCCTACTCTTTTAATTGATCATGCCCATTGCGAGCGAAAAGCAGCAGCTACGGCCGTAAACTTTATTAGTAAATATCCAGAAAAGCCTGAATTAGTAGAAGTAATGTCGCCTTTAGCTCGGGAAGAATTATTACATTTTGAAAAAGTGATTCATTTAATGAGTGAGCGAGGAATTGAATTTGCCCCACTACCACCTTCAAACTATGCTCAGCAAATGCATAAACATGTTACAAAAGGTGGATGCAAAGAGCGCTTAAGTGATCAGCTCATCGTTGGTGCCATTATAGAAGCTCGTTCATGTGAACGATTTAATGCGCTTGTTTCTATGCTTGAAGATCAACAATTAAGAAAATTTTATGCTTCACTTGTTAAATCTGAAGCACGACATTTTCAAGACTATTTGCATTTAGCAAAGCTTTACGGTGGGGAGATCGATAAGAGGATTGATTTGTTCTTACAAATTGAAAACAAGTTGATTTGTTCACAAGATACGGTATTCCGCTTTCATAGCGGAATACCTCCAAAGTAATGCTAGGGACCGCTTGGAGTACTAGGCTGATAATCGCTCTGATCTTCCATTTTTAGTGCGAAACGCTCACTTAGGTAATTGTGCATGGTTTTTTGTAAACCGTTTGAAGTATCCTTTTTTAGATCATCAAAAGCGCTTTTATCAGTCAGACGTTGTCCAGTTGTATCATTGGTTAAGGTAAAACGCTTATCTGGATCATTAGCATCAACTTGCAGTGTATGACCATTCTTTTTAGCCCAATCAAAAAGTGCCATATCAAATAATCGTTTTTGCTCCTCAGTAACCGGTTTACCGTTAACCGATACATCAGATTTAACATGACCAGTGGTTTCATCCATAGTCACACTGTATTTGATTTCTGGAGATATATTTAGCTTGTCTTGGTCGATTTTATCCCAATTTGGGTTTGCCATAGCCATATTTCCTAGCCATTTATTAATTAACTCACTAAAAACCTTCAGGTAATTCATCAGCTTGTTCATACCAGTAGTCCATTCCACAAATGCCTCAGACTCACCTTTAAGACATCGTTGGATATTTTCGTCTACTTGCTTTTGTAGCTCTCCAATTTCCTTATTGATTTTCTCGTTTTTCTGAGCACTGTTTCTTTCTTTTATTTTTTTTTGATTTTCAATCATTTCTTGCTGTAGCGGATCAGTAACTGCTTTGGTAAATGCATCTTGATCTGGACCACGTGGCGCATCTCTAAAAGGGTTTTTAATCTTTGGAAAATCGACCATTTCATTCTCCATTAAAAGAACTGTTCAAATTTAAAGCCATTAGTCTTATCATAACACAGCAGATGAGGACTGTCATCCCAGTCACTTAACACATACTCGCTATATTGATTATCATTATACGGGTAATTTATTAAGCCTGGCTTATGTGTATGCCCGCGGATTAAAATATTTGTCTGGTATTTTTGCATATGCTTTAGCATGGATTCAACAACAACGTCCATTTCTGCCGTTGCTTTGTTTTTATTCATTTGGCTATGCTCTCGCACCTTATTGACTAGTTTATTTCGAAAAGATAATGGTAACTTTAAAAAAAATTTTGCAAACCATCGATTTCTTGTAAGACGCCTGAACCAGACGTGCGCCCTGTCTAACGTACAATATCTATCGCCGTGAACTAACATGACTGGCAATCCAAACAAAATGATTGCCGGCTCTGATAGTATTTTTATGTTAGCTACTTTAGCAAATTGCTCACCAAGTAAAAAATCACGATTTCCGTGTAGATAATAAATCTGAACGTTCTGTTGTGATAACCAATGTAATCGCTGGGCAATTTCTTCACTCCAAGGCTCAAGTCCATCATCACCTGGCCAAACATGGAAAAAATCACCAAGAATATAAACAGCTTTTGTATTTGTTGCAGCCCAATCAATAAATGCATTAAAGCGCGCAATTATCCCATCTTCATGAGGATGCAAATGTAAATCGGATATAAAAACAGCATCTAACATAAAGGCTCTATATGGATATGTTCATCTTGTAGATAAATTTGACAAGGGCCAGTCTGCGGCTCTATTGCATCACTTAAACGATAGAAACCAGCAATAGAAACCAATTCAGCTTCCAGAGAATGGCAAAAAATTCGCGCACTCGTATCACCAGAAATTCCCGCTAACGCTCTACCACGCAAAGCACCGTATACGTGAATATTTCCATCAGCAAGTAATTCTGCACCATGGCTTACTGAGGCAGTGATGATTAAATCACTTCCCTTGCTCACAACCTGCTGTCCAGATCGAACTGGCGTTGTCAGTAACTTTGTTTTAATAGGTTCAGCGGGCGCAGCTTCTTGTGAGAACTCCTCCAGAAGAGGTTTATCATGAGTGGATGAAGCATTTAATACGGCCAAGCCTTGACATTGAGCTAAAGTAGACAGCAAGGGATTTGCTCCCTGAATTGCAACGGGCAGCAAATGATGTTCACGCAAACACTGACAAAATGCTTGTAGATCAATCTCACCATCTTCCAGAACGCTGCAATCTAAAACAACCGGCGTTTTATCAAAAAGACGGGGCGCTTTTGCAATAATTTCAATTAGTTGCTGTTTAAACAGCAAGCAGTCACGACTCAGTAATTGCAAAACTGTAAATGTATACAATCTACCTTTGAGCTTAAATGCTTGTGATTTCAATATATTATCCACCATAATCACGATATCCATCACCCTGTTTTTTGTTTATACTATCATGAGGGGATAAATAACAGAAGGATATAACCGTGGATAAAGTTTGGCTTGAACATTACCAAAAGGGCGTTCCTCATACAATTGATATTAATGAATATGCATCCATCGTTGCATTATTTGAAGAATCTTGCCGTAAATATTCATCTCAAATTGCATACGTTAACTTGGGTAGTCCCATAACCTATGCAGAATTAGATAAAAAAAGTGCCCAATTTGCCACTTATCTGCAGCAATTAGGATTAAAAAAAGGTGCTCGTGTAGCCATCATGATGCCAAATTTACTGCAATATCCTATTGCTTTATTTGGTATTTTAAGAGCTGGCTATACTGTCGTTAATACTAATCCACTTTATACCGCTGATGAAGTTGCTCATCAGATGAAAGACTCTGGTGCTGAAGCAATTGTTGTTCTCGCCAATTTTGCTAAAACGCTAGAAAAAGCCCTCCCTCACACGGATCTTAAGCATGTAGTTATTACTCAAATCGGTGATCTTTTTCCTGTTATTAAGAAAATAATCGTCAATTCTGTGGTTAAATACATAAAAAAAATGGTGCCTGATTACAATATTCCCCATGCCATTAGTTTTAATGACGCTTTGCAACAAGGCGAATCCGGTCATTTAGAGCCAGCTCAGCTCGATCACCAATCCATTGCCTTTTTACAATATACAGGAGGCACAACGGGTGTTGCTAAAGGAGCGATTCTAACGCATGGCAATATGGTGGCTAATGTTCTACAAGCATCCTCCTGGATATCCCCCTTAGCAATAGATGGTCAGGATATTATTATAACTGCCCTTCCGTTGTACCATATTTTTTCACTAACTGCGAATTGCCTGACTTTTTTAAAAGTCGGTGCAAAAAACATTTTAATTACCAACCCTCGAGATATCTCTCATTTCATTTCAGAAATTAAAAATAGTGGCTTTACAGCCATCACCGGCGTAAATACTCTATTCAATGCGCTGTTAAATCACCCCAAATTTCATGAAATTGATTTTTCAAAAGTTAAACTCGCTCTTTCAGGAGGCATGTCATTACAAAAAAGCGTTGCCTTAAAGTGGAAAGAAAAAACAAAAACGCGAGTGCTCGAGGCGTATGGCCTAACTGAAACAAGTCCAGCAGTTACAATTAATCCCATGTATCTTGAAGATTATAACGGTAGTATTGGTTTACCTTTACCCTCGACAGATATTGCAATTCGAGACGATGATAACAAAGATGTTCAACCAGGACAGGCAGGTGAATTATGTGTCAAAGGTCCACAAGTAATGGCCGGTTATTGGCAACGACCCGATGAAACTGCCTTGGTATTTACCGTAGATGGCTTTTTAAAAACTGGTGATATTGCTCGCATTGATGAAGAAGGGTATGTATATCTTGTCGATAGGAAAAAAGACATGATTGATGTTTCTGGTTTTAATGTTTATCCCAATGAAGTCGAACAAATAATTAGTATGCATCCTGGAGTACTTGAAGTAGGGGTTGTTGGCGTTTTGGATGAAGAAACAGGCGAACGAGTTAAAGCTTGCATTGTTAAACGTGATCCGAATTTAACAGCAGAAGAAATTACCGCCTATTGTCGCGAACATTTAACAGCTTATAAAATTCCTAAAATTATTGAATTCTATAGCGAACTCCCCAAAACCAATGTAGGCAAAGTTTTGCGCCGCGCTTTAAAAACAGAAGAAGCCTCTGTTGCCTAATTAATTAGACTTTAAGTACCCAGAAGAAGTCTTAAAGAATGAGCTACTTTGTGGCTCATTCTTTACATCACCAAAAACGTATTTGCTCAGACCGCCCCCTAATCTTTCATAAAGCAAAGCTGTTTCATAATACGTGCAGTTGCCCCCCAAAGAAAATGAGGGCTTGCTGTATATTGCCAGCTTTTAAAATGAAATCCATTTTTTGTAACTAATATTTTTTGATAGTGCTTTAAATCCCTCACTTCATTTAAGGGTAAGGTAAAAACATCAAGAACTTCGCGTGGATCAAGAATATAAGGAGTTAATGATTCAATGGAGGCATACCAAGGGTAAATAAGAAAACCTGTCAGTGTCTGTTCAGGTATCATTGCAGTCGGTGATTTTACACGCTCTGAAGGAATCCCAAGCTCTTCCTGCAATTCTCGCAATGCTGTTGCATAAAGATCCTTGTCATTTTTCTGCCATCGACCACCTGGAAAACAAACTTCCCCTGGATGATGCCGTAATTTTAGACTGCGTCTTGTCAAGATTAATGAATTATTCGACAAATCATGCAATACAAGAACTGAGGCCGTTTTTTTCAAAGCGGAGTTAGTTAGCGTTGTGAAGTCCATTTAAAATGGCAGCTATTTTAGTAAAACATTCACAGTATTCATCTTCCCAGTTAGAGTCAATAACTATTCCCCCTCCAGCAGCAAGATGTAGAATTTCATTACGCGCAATGACCGTACGTATAGCAATGTTGCTGTCAAAACGCCCATGGTTTGAAAAATAAGCAATACTACCGCAGTAAATTCCTCGTGCATGCGGTTCACGCTCTGCTATAACACGCATAGATTCCAATTTAGGGGCACCAGTGATAGAGCCACCTGGAAAGCAAGCTTTAAATGCCTCTACAGGTGAAATATCTTCTCTGCGTCGTGCTTCAATATGACTTACCAAATGGTGAACCGCCGAGAAACTTTGAAGCTCACAGAGCGCACGCACAACAACAGAGCCTGCATGCGCAATTTTTCCTAAATCATTTCGCAATAAATCAGTAATCATGACGTTTTCAGCGCGATTTTTACTACTCCTAAGTAAGCTCTGGCGTAATTGCTCGTCAACCAATGGATCAATAGAACGTTTTGCAGACCCTTTAATAGGAGAGGTCAATAACAACCCATTATCATGCATAACAAAACGTTCGGGAGAAAAACTTAGAATATCTTCTTCTTCATAACGAAGGAATGCAGCATAGGGTACAGGATTTTTGAGGCTGACTTGTTTATACATTTCCCAAGCATCACCACAATAAGCAGCATTAAAAGGTTGTGTGTAGTTCACCTGATAACAGCGCCCCTCCTCTATATTTTTATGAATGGCATTAAATTCTTCGCGATAATCCGATTTGGAAATAAGCGGTTTGAATGTTTCTTTAAGTTCGAAAAAATCATCCGTAGAGTGTTTAGAATTCCATAGTATTAACATCTCTTTGATAATTGCCGCCGTCTCAGAGCGCTGATTCGCTGAAAATAAAATAACTTTTCTTAAATGATGATCGGTAATAATTGCCCAATCATATAGGCCTATATTCATTAAAGGCATGCCAGACAAGCTCGCTTGAGGTTTTGAGGGGATACCAAAAAGTTTTGCTCCTAAATCATAGGAAAAATAGCCAATTGCCCCTCCCTGAAATGGCAGATCCCCAATACTTTTTTCTGTGCCGGGGATTAATTCCTGTAACTGTTCAAAAATAGTATTTGTACAAGAATCTTTTTCGAGTTTAATTTGCTGGTACGGATAAGCGCTTAGAATATCATAACGACCATTTGTCTTATCGCTGCTTTCAAGAAGAACAAAACCCGGCAGTTTTGTCAATTTTTGATAATGTTTAAGTAAATTGTTCGAATAGCTTAAGTTTAATATTGTAAATTTCGTCATCATTAACCTTTTTGTACACTTTTTTTCTAAAAACCTTTACACATATGGCAAGATAATTGTACAGTTCGAGCTGTTTTTTCCAAAGTAGGATAATTATGAAAATCTGTTTCCCTTCTATTACTTTTATAGAACACCCGGTGATTTGGAATTATGATCCAGAAAACAATAAAGCGGTATGTACCATGGAGTTGGCCGGTTGCAATGAAGCTTATAATAAATCTGCTTTGCTTAAATCGCTACAGGAGATTAAAGGCATAACTGTTAGCCATGAAGAAGAAGTTGTCATTACCGATATGAAAACTTTTCTCGCATCACATCCTATGATGGAAATTCATGAAATTGATACGGCTAAAAAATTGCGAAGAACACACTCAAGGTCAAAAGGGACTTTTTTTGGCTCTAAAACCAGAAAAGACTCTATTACAACCCCACCAGAGATATTAGAAAAAGCCAGCTCCAGTGCAACTGAAA contains:
- the hisS gene encoding histidine--tRNA ligase, which translates into the protein MVVDRIQAIRGMNDVLPHESPVWRQLETIFISCMLQYGYQEIRFPFLESTQLFKRSIGEVTDIVEKEMYTFIDLNGESITLRPEGTAGCLRACLEHGLLHNQQQKLWYIGPMFRHEKPQKGRYRQFNQFGVEALGISGAAIEVELIALCRRLWKQLKIEQHVQLQINTLGELSERHNYRIKLIDYFKTHYDQLDEDCKRRLDRNPLRILDSKNPEMQDLLKEAPQLIDSLGPESKKRFADLCDGLTKLGIPYIINPFLVRGLDYYGHTVFEWVTDKLGSQATVCAGGRYDVLVEQLGGNPTPAVGFAMGAERLLLLLETLKTTLEQPKMPSVFIIATGEEAMQQALLLAEVLRDANIDWEILVNTAGGGFKSQFKKADKSNAEFALILGEDEISTNKIGIKNLRKQEEQVTIPQQELVQFLQNSLGR
- a CDS encoding helix-turn-helix domain-containing protein codes for the protein MNTTIAMDEIHKDSHEKPGAQLARIREKKGYSQEYVAGKLHLRVRIIELLELDNYQQMPEPVFIKGYLRAYAKLLGVSPEPLLTTFNSMNMSERKLEKALWQSKRESNKGERFVRWLTGLIAIGALVAVGIWWQKNRDTQQIETAKNTQSEVTASKNDPDIRLTDLSKMQAIFSTNSNAAQLTPLETHGG
- the pilW gene encoding type IV pilus biogenesis/stability protein PilW, whose amino-acid sequence is MLNLLRFLSFFSLTLLAACQHNVGTKTDQTAQSRQKNSEAAVYNMQLGVAYLKQGDMPRAKRKLLTALDLAPNSADANVAMAYYLEKTRDIKNARIYYQKALALAPNNGAQLNNYGTFLCRLGKYTEAESYFLKAANDVRYIHTAAAYENAGLCAAAIPDYVKAKQYFVKALQQDPRRKQSLYELASLELKQKHANDALMYLQKYANLSTSDPILLAMVIDSAHQAGKTNIELDYKRRLSHLNHFTDYPGAKNEYNNSNG
- the rlmN gene encoding 23S rRNA (adenine(2503)-C(2))-methyltransferase RlmN, with translation MSQKINLLNFNYQQMRDFFRDIGDKPYRAQQVMQWVHQAGFHDFSQMSNLGKTLREKLTQIAEIRLPEIVTCQKSSDGTHKWLLKLDCGNCIETVFIPEANRGTLCVSSQVGCGLNCSFCSTAKQGFNRNLSTAEIIGQVWLAVRELSQQQGAHDKRITNVVMMGMGEPLLNFDNVVAAMDIMMDDFAYGLSKRRVTLSTSGVLPELRRLREVSPVALAVSLHAPNDTLRNELVPINKKYPLVELMALCKTYFKNEPKRRVTFEYVMLKDVNDQPEHAEQLIKLLRDVPAKVNLIPFNPFPLTQYQRSSQAAIDAFRDKLIAKGINTITRKTRGDDIDAACGQLAGEVKDRTSRSARWQKLHFVPLKESSEEK
- the ndk gene encoding nucleoside-diphosphate kinase is translated as MANELTLSIIKPDAVAKSVIGQIYSRFENAGLKVVAAKMAHLSRAEAEGFYAVHKARPFFNDLVSFMISGPVMIQVLQGENAIAKNRELMGATNPKEAAPGTIRADFAESIDANAVHGSDSAETAAQEIAFFFEPHQICKR
- a CDS encoding tRNA-(ms[2]io[6]A)-hydroxylase; translated protein: MLSLLNNDLQILIDFLCVSTPDAWLEAAVENLPTLLIDHAHCERKAAATAVNFISKYPEKPELVEVMSPLAREELLHFEKVIHLMSERGIEFAPLPPSNYAQQMHKHVTKGGCKERLSDQLIVGAIIEARSCERFNALVSMLEDQQLRKFYASLVKSEARHFQDYLHLAKLYGGEIDKRIDLFLQIENKLICSQDTVFRFHSGIPPK
- a CDS encoding UDP-2,3-diacylglucosamine diphosphatase translates to MLDAVFISDLHLHPHEDGIIARFNAFIDWAATNTKAVYILGDFFHVWPGDDGLEPWSEEIAQRLHWLSQQNVQIYYLHGNRDFLLGEQFAKVANIKILSEPAIILFGLPVMLVHGDRYCTLDRAHVWFRRLTRNRWFAKFFLKLPLSFRNKLVNKVREHSQMNKNKATAEMDVVVESMLKHMQKYQTNILIRGHTHKPGLINYPYNDNQYSEYVLSDWDDSPHLLCYDKTNGFKFEQFF
- the minC gene encoding septum site-determining protein MinC — protein: MVDNILKSQAFKLKGRLYTFTVLQLLSRDCLLFKQQLIEIIAKAPRLFDKTPVVLDCSVLEDGEIDLQAFCQCLREHHLLPVAIQGANPLLSTLAQCQGLAVLNASSTHDKPLLEEFSQEAAPAEPIKTKLLTTPVRSGQQVVSKGSDLIITASVSHGAELLADGNIHVYGALRGRALAGISGDTSARIFCHSLEAELVSIAGFYRLSDAIEPQTGPCQIYLQDEHIHIEPLC
- a CDS encoding AMP-binding protein, with amino-acid sequence MDKVWLEHYQKGVPHTIDINEYASIVALFEESCRKYSSQIAYVNLGSPITYAELDKKSAQFATYLQQLGLKKGARVAIMMPNLLQYPIALFGILRAGYTVVNTNPLYTADEVAHQMKDSGAEAIVVLANFAKTLEKALPHTDLKHVVITQIGDLFPVIKKIIVNSVVKYIKKMVPDYNIPHAISFNDALQQGESGHLEPAQLDHQSIAFLQYTGGTTGVAKGAILTHGNMVANVLQASSWISPLAIDGQDIIITALPLYHIFSLTANCLTFLKVGAKNILITNPRDISHFISEIKNSGFTAITGVNTLFNALLNHPKFHEIDFSKVKLALSGGMSLQKSVALKWKEKTKTRVLEAYGLTETSPAVTINPMYLEDYNGSIGLPLPSTDIAIRDDDNKDVQPGQAGELCVKGPQVMAGYWQRPDETALVFTVDGFLKTGDIARIDEEGYVYLVDRKKDMIDVSGFNVYPNEVEQIISMHPGVLEVGVVGVLDEETGERVKACIVKRDPNLTAEEITAYCREHLTAYKIPKIIEFYSELPKTNVGKVLRRALKTEEASVA
- a CDS encoding NUDIX hydrolase, which gives rise to MTRRSLKLRHHPGEVCFPGGRWQKNDKDLYATALRELQEELGIPSERVKSPTAMIPEQTLTGFLIYPWYASIESLTPYILDPREVLDVFTLPLNEVRDLKHYQKILVTKNGFHFKSWQYTASPHFLWGATARIMKQLCFMKD
- the pabB gene encoding aminodeoxychorismate synthase component I, with protein sequence MTKFTILNLSYSNNLLKHYQKLTKLPGFVLLESSDKTNGRYDILSAYPYQQIKLEKDSCTNTIFEQLQELIPGTEKSIGDLPFQGGAIGYFSYDLGAKLFGIPSKPQASLSGMPLMNIGLYDWAIITDHHLRKVILFSANQRSETAAIIKEMLILWNSKHSTDDFFELKETFKPLISKSDYREEFNAIHKNIEEGRCYQVNYTQPFNAAYCGDAWEMYKQVSLKNPVPYAAFLRYEEEDILSFSPERFVMHDNGLLLTSPIKGSAKRSIDPLVDEQLRQSLLRSSKNRAENVMITDLLRNDLGKIAHAGSVVVRALCELQSFSAVHHLVSHIEARRREDISPVEAFKACFPGGSITGAPKLESMRVIAEREPHARGIYCGSIAYFSNHGRFDSNIAIRTVIARNEILHLAAGGGIVIDSNWEDEYCECFTKIAAILNGLHNAN